The DNA segment GAATTGAATGAGAACAGTTATCATGAGACGGCATTAAGAGAATGAGGGATAATTTAGGTCCTCCTATGAATGATATTGTCCCTCCATACCATGTAAAAACCTAGCTTCTTAAACAAACATTGGCAGACAGGGAACATGCACAACTATCGCATGTCACAACTCGCTCGCTCACCATGGTTGTCATTTTGTATTTACTTAATCTTAGAAAAGTGCATCAACATCTACATAGAAAAAATAGCAATGTCCCATAAGGTATAAACAATACTATGACACTATGTACTGCTATGTAACAGCATCCGGATTCGATTGAATTAGAGCTAAATTGCATAGTTAGAATGAGATGCTCTAGACTGGTTTCCTGTTGCATATGCACAAGAATCTAATCTAGTCATCTTAAAATTTATCACAGTAGATACTGCTCAACTAAAGTAACATTGTGTTGACAATTAATTGTTGCAAACAAATAAGCAGTAAAACTCAAATGAGATTCTGCATTAACAAATCACCTTGGAAGCGATACATGTTTTCGTTCAAGTGGCATAACTGGACTACTTTTGCCACCATTTTCCTCAAGATGAGCAAACTGCTTTTTGAATTGATCAACAGCACTGTAGGATATATTACACCAAATGAAGGTTAACGAGAAAATATTCGAGAAGGAAGTATCAAATATGAATACCAAATTACCAATGAAAAATGGTAACATAACAAACTAACCTTGGATAAAGGAAATTAGCCCTCTCCGTTCCATTTATGTAGTCTTTCAAAAGTTGGGGATGGTACTCTAAAATCTCACGAAAAATTAGCTCTCGGATTTCTTCCTTTGTGACTCTTCgcctttcaaattcaaactccatTTTCGTGATAGGATGACAGGATGGTTCCCTCTCCACCTTTGCTAATCCCTTGAAGTAAGGATCAGCTAATGcctgaaaaaaccaaaaaacttTAAATATCTTAAGCAAGCAAGTCAACATAATTCTATGAATGTGGATGCTCTACATCACTCTTGTAACTTCTAGAGTTTCAAAAGAAAATCATGAAGCAGTTGATTATCAAACTAAATTCGTTTTCAACATACACAAAGAAATGGAGCACAATATAACAAACCTCTTGAGCAGTAGGCCTGTCTTTCGGGTCAAAGGCAAGTAATCTTTCAAGTAGTCGTAGTGCTAAAGGATCTGCATTAGGAAACTTCTGTGCAAATGGCACAGGCTGCTTCTTCCGCATACTAGTTAGGTATCTCCTAGCCTTATCATTGCGTACCTACATCCAACAGAATCACGAGCAGAACAATACTGTTAGTGGAAACAAATAAGCAatacaattagaaattcagagGTCCTTTTATGGAGGGAGAATTACTCGGGATATAGTATCCAGCGAAGGAGTTCCAAGCAGATCGGTCATCAGATCCAACTGATGGACAACATTTTTTCCAGGGAAAAGTGGCTTTCCTAATAATACTTCTGCGAAGATGCAACCTATACTCCATATGTCGATTGCCGGAGTATACTGCACCGCAATATGTTAGCTCATTATGCGATAGAAAACTAACAGAAACAGATAGAGCTAGTAGATTATCCATTAATAATAGATTGATCTCAGGGCTTACATTTAGCTAATGATGGAAAAGAAGACAACAGAAAGCATGAATCATGGGTTGATAAGCAATTGCAATTTCTACACACAAAGCTAATGAGTATGAATGCCGGCATAACGAAACAAGACTACACATATGTACTTTCTCTCCGACTTATACACAATCAAAAAGGATCTTTGAGAAAGTCATACCTTTGAGTAAAATGATCCACAAAGCTCCGGTGCTCTATACCACCTTGTCGCAACGTAATCCTATAGATGTGAATTAAGTTAGAAAATATCATCCATACTTCCCCAggaatttttatatgaaaaatgaaaaaaatttctcCAACAAGGTATAGGTATAAAGAAAGGTAGAAAGTGAACAGAGATCATGTGGAAAGTGCAATACCGTCCAAAATACTGTTGTTGGTGTGTCGGTGAAAGCGACTCTTGCTAACCCAAAATCACAGATTTTAAGTTTACAGTTTGCATTGGCCAGTATATTCTTTGGCTTCAAGTCTCGATGATAGACATTTGCTGCATGGAGTAGACAAGTGTTAGATGAGCAATTTTGACATCAGGCAGAAACTTGTAGAAAAAGCAAAGCATCATCAACCACATATAGAAACCATATTTTGCACATTCCTAACATCTTTCTTAAGACAAGTGCCTGAGCAATGATACATTAACAACACGATGTGCATTTAGATAAGATCAAGCATGAAGAAGTAACTATTAgatattaaaagatattaaaatatacCGGTGTGGATATACTTCAATGCTCGAAGTAACTGGTAAAGGAAAAATTGATAGTGCTCCTTTGTCAAGTCATCATTGGCTTTAATGACTTGATGTAGATCCGACTCCATGAGCTCGAAAACAACATAAATGTCCTTAAATTCCCTCCTAGAAGGAGGCATCATGACATGTTTGATTTCAACAATATCAGGATGTCGAAGAAGTCTAAGCAACTTTATCTCCCGGAGAATGCGTGCAGCATCCGATATATGCTCAAATATATCATGAATCTTTTTTATTGCAACTTTTTCACCGGTATGAGTGTCAATAGCTGAACATACAACACCATAACTTCCTTTCCCGATGACTTCTTGAATTTTGTACCGGCTGGCATCCCCATAATCAGAGAAAAACTCCATCTCCATTGAACTCTGTAGCAAAGATAATCAAGTTATTCCACAAATCAAAATCAGGCAAATCCAAAATTGATTCCAATCAAGCTACGGCAACAAAGCGATTGCAAATTTTCATAAGCGATGAATAGAAATTAAAACGAAAACTGTAAGCATTCTTGGCTGTCCAGAAAATTTATATTGGAGATATCTCAGGACTCACCATTAAAGTTAATAGACATAATACAAATCTGTACGTTTGTTAAAATTTACATAAAGGAACTTCCACAGCATTACATAATCATAGACAAAAAAAGAGGATAGATTACATATGCAGGAACATGATCATGTCAAGCATAGAATGATACAATTGAATAACTTAAACAAACTAATAaacaatgtaaataataaacataaagagAAAAATTGTCTCAATACAACTCCTCACTCCAATGTACTAACTATATTAACATAACAACCCATAAAAGAAGCACAAACTTTAGCACATAGAATATTAGAACCACTAAATATATATCACAAACCAATCTCTAACTTCAAAAAGCCAAAagcttttttctctttctacaATCAACCGGTTCTTCTCATTTCACTCATTCTACAATC comes from the Arachis duranensis cultivar V14167 chromosome 7, aradu.V14167.gnm2.J7QH, whole genome shotgun sequence genome and includes:
- the LOC107496523 gene encoding mitogen-activated protein kinase 20 isoform X2 — translated: MEMEFFSDYGDASRYKIQEVIGKGSYGVVCSAIDTHTGEKVAIKKIHDIFEHISDAARILREIKLLRLLRHPDIVEIKHVMMPPSRREFKDIYVVFELMESDLHQVIKANDDLTKEHYQFFLYQLLRALKYIHTANVYHRDLKPKNILANANCKLKICDFGLARVAFTDTPTTVFWTDYVATRWYRAPELCGSFYSKYTPAIDIWSIGCIFAEVLLGKPLFPGKNVVHQLDLMTDLLGTPSLDTISRVRNDKARRYLTSMRKKQPVPFAQKFPNADPLALRLLERLLAFDPKDRPTAQEALADPYFKGLAKVEREPSCHPITKMEFEFERRRVTKEEIRELIFREILEYHPQLLKDYINGTERANFLYPSAVDQFKKQFAHLEENGGKSSPVMPLERKHVSLPRSTVVHSNMVAQKEQSNNASSKNRQPAEEYNNNQRIPPAKPGKVVGPVVPYEYGSIVKDSFDPRTFIRGSFVPSQTVPPTYYYQRSTAGHQDTEKGLPLKPKHGPQQCGVNAKIAPDIAINIDTNPFFMTRAIGVNKIEQDDNNNNHRIAIDTNLLQSKAHQYGGIGAAAGATAHRKVGPVQYGMTRMF
- the LOC107496523 gene encoding mitogen-activated protein kinase 20 isoform X1, translated to MQQDQRKKSSMEMEFFSDYGDASRYKIQEVIGKGSYGVVCSAIDTHTGEKVAIKKIHDIFEHISDAARILREIKLLRLLRHPDIVEIKHVMMPPSRREFKDIYVVFELMESDLHQVIKANDDLTKEHYQFFLYQLLRALKYIHTANVYHRDLKPKNILANANCKLKICDFGLARVAFTDTPTTVFWTDYVATRWYRAPELCGSFYSKYTPAIDIWSIGCIFAEVLLGKPLFPGKNVVHQLDLMTDLLGTPSLDTISRVRNDKARRYLTSMRKKQPVPFAQKFPNADPLALRLLERLLAFDPKDRPTAQEALADPYFKGLAKVEREPSCHPITKMEFEFERRRVTKEEIRELIFREILEYHPQLLKDYINGTERANFLYPSAVDQFKKQFAHLEENGGKSSPVMPLERKHVSLPRSTVVHSNMVAQKEQSNNASSKNRQPAEEYNNNQRIPPAKPGKVVGPVVPYEYGSIVKDSFDPRTFIRGSFVPSQTVPPTYYYQRSTAGHQDTEKGLPLKPKHGPQQCGVNAKIAPDIAINIDTNPFFMTRAIGVNKIEQDDNNNNHRIAIDTNLLQSKAHQYGGIGAAAGATAHRKVGPVQYGMTRMF